Within the Candidatus Methylomirabilota bacterium genome, the region GCCGCCGCGTGCCTGCCCGTGGCCTACGGCACGGCCGTGCGCATGATGCACGCCATCGGCGAGGTGAAGCCGGGGGACAAGGTCCTCATCCTCGGCGCCTCCGGCGGCGTGGGCACCTGCTGCGTCCAGCTGGCGAGGCTCCGCGGCGCGGAAGTGATCGCCTGCGCCAGCAGCGACAGCAAGCTCGGGCGGCTCAAAGATTTGGGCGCCGCGCATGTCCTCGACTACACCAAGCACGACTTCGTCAAGTGGGTCTACGAGACCTTCGGCAAGCCGCACCGGCGGAAGTTCACTGGCGGCGTGGACGTGGTGGTCAATTTCACGGGCGGCGAGACGTGGGTGCCGTCGCTCAAGGTCCTGCACCGCGGGGGCAAGGTCCTCACGTGCGGGGCCACGGCGGGCTTCGATCCCAAGGAGGACCTCCGCTTCATCTGGACCTTCGAGCTCAAGATCCTGGGGTCGAACGGCTGGATGCGGAAGGATCTGGCCACGCTCCTCGCGCTGATCCAGGAGGGACGGCTGAAGCCGGTCATCGACTGCGAGCTGCCGCTCGCGGAGGTGAACGAGGCGTTCCGCCTCCTGGAAGACCGCGACGTCTTCGGCAAGGTCGTCGTGCGGCCGTGAGCGACGCCAGGCTCTCCGTCGAGCAGATCCAGGCCATCTTCGACGCCTCGCCCTTTCTCGGCTTCCTGCGCCTCCGGGTCGTCGCGCTCGATCACGACGCGGCCACGCTGACCGTGAGCATGCCGATGAGGCCGGAGCTCGAGCGGCGGGCGGGCACCGGGCAGTTCCATGGGGGACCCATCGCGGCCTTCATCGACGCAGTCGGCGACTTCGCGATCGGCATGGCGCTTGGCGGCGGC harbors:
- a CDS encoding zinc-binding dehydrogenase codes for the protein MRAAVIYEHGGPGSIRIEPAFPDPFPGPNDVVIKVRATTLNYHDIFTRRGMPGIKVPMPCIMGVDFAGDIVETGSAVTGWKTGDRVMVDPVDRVGPGGLMGEMWHGGLAEYCRVPAHHLVALPDDVGYDAAACLPVAYGTAVRMMHAIGEVKPGDKVLILGASGGVGTCCVQLARLRGAEVIACASSDSKLGRLKDLGAAHVLDYTKHDFVKWVYETFGKPHRRKFTGGVDVVVNFTGGETWVPSLKVLHRGGKVLTCGATAGFDPKEDLRFIWTFELKILGSNGWMRKDLATLLALIQEGRLKPVIDCELPLAEVNEAFRLLEDRDVFGKVVVRP
- a CDS encoding PaaI family thioesterase, with product MSDARLSVEQIQAIFDASPFLGFLRLRVVALDHDAATLTVSMPMRPELERRAGTGQFHGGPIAAFIDAVGDFAIGMALGGGVPTINLRIDYLRPAVGGSLTGTARVRRAGRTVALVDVDVYDEQQTLVAVGRGTYSGQRG